The DNA sequence ACGCGCGCGTTGGGCAGCGCGTCGCCGGGCAGGTGGTGATCGGTGACGACGACCTCGATGCCGCGCCGGTTGGCTTCGGCCACGCCGTCGATGCTGGCGATGCCGTTGTCGACGGTGACGATGATGTCGGGCGATTTTTCCCTGACGGTCAGTTCGACGATCTCGGGCGTCAGCCCGTAACCGTATTCAAAACGGTTAGGTACGATGAAATCGACCCGTGCGCCCAGCATGCGCAGCCCGCGCAAGGCCACCGCGCAGGCGGTGGCGCCGTCGCAATCATAGTCGGCGACGATGACCAGCTTCTTTCCCCCCGCGATCGCATCCGCCAGAAACGCGGCCGCCGCATCGATATGCAACAGCCCTGCCGGCGCGATCAGCGCGCCCAGTTCGCTGGACAGTTCGCGCATGTCGTTCAAGCCACGCGCCGCGTACAGGCGCGCCAGCACAGGGTGCACGCCTTGCTGGCGCAATAGTTCGGCGCTGCGGAAGGAAAAGGAACGGGTAGTAATGCGGGTCATGAATGGAGCGGCGCCAGGGAGGGTTTCACCCAGAATTTTCGCAGGGAAAGGCGGCTGACGGCAAATTGCGCTACGCCGGTGTCATTTGTTGCAATTAACGAAAGATGGTCGAGCGCGCCGCCGCGCAACGCTTCCAGCAGCGGTGCAAACCATTGCTCTTCGAGCATATGCATGGCGTCCAGCCAGCGCGACCAGTCGTTCGACAACGCCGGCTCCAGCAGCGTATCCAGCAGCGCCAACCCTTGCTGCGGCCGGGACGCCAGGATTTGCGGCAGCATCGCGGGGGCGGTCGTGCCCAACGATCGCGTCCAGCCGGAAAGATTGAACGTGTCGGTGTAATTGCTTGCCAGCGTGGCATCGGCCGGCGCGCCTCCCCACAGCCACAGCGAATTGACCGGCTTCAGGCCGCGCGCTTCGCGTGCTTCATTGATGGCGTGGTTGAACCAGTGCATCTGCACTTCGTTTTGCACCTTGCGCCAGTCGCGTTCGGTCGGTCCGCGCGGCATCCAGATATCGATGTTGTGGCCGCTGGCGGCGTCCGGCGTCGACGTGCGCAATTCGTGCCAGTCGTCGGCGCGGACAAACCAGGTACTTGCATCGCCGTAATGCAAGGTTTTGCCGTAATCCGCGAACAGCGGCGCGGCGATATCGAACAAGGCGCGCGCATCTTGTTCGGGCAGCATCAGTTGCCGCGGATCGACGAGCACCAGGTGGTCGCGCGCGACATGGATGTGAACGGGTTGCACGACGAACCAGCTTCCCGCGCCCGGTTCGGCGCCCAACCGGCGCATCAAGGCCGGGGCGATCGGCGGGCTGCTGTTGCCATCCGGCGCGGCGCGGAAAGCCTGCGCGAGCCAGCGCTCGTGCGGCAGGGCGCGATGGAACCCCTCCGCCGGTTCATCCGCCGGCAGTGCGCGCCCGGTGCTGGCGCGGGCAACGAGGGTGGCAAGCGCGGGGGCGCGCAGGGCCTTGCGGAGATCGGCGGCGAGTTCGGCCGGGGGAAGGGCGAAAGGAAGCAGGATGTCGAGACGGCTCATGCCGCGCATTGTAGGGCATCCCCCGCACGGCGTCCAAATGCATTCCGTGAGCAGTGCAGCCGCTATGGAACGCGGCCGCGGGGGCCTACACCAAGCCCAGAATCCGGCCGATTTCGGCGATATACGGGCTATCCCTCAGCACTTCGCTTTCCACCCGCGCGGTCATGTCCTGGAACGTGTTGTGGACCGTATGCAGGCTCTCCCGCACCTGGCGCTCCTGGTCGCCGGGCGAGGCCAGCATCTGCTTGAGCGTGGCGATTTCTCCTTTCAAGGTCTGTACATCGGGCGCATCGGCCGGCGCATTCGCCAGTTCCTGTTCCAGCGCGGCGACCAGGCTGCGCACGCGTTCGAGACTGAACCCGGATTGGGGCGGCGTGGCGGACGGCGGCATGGACTGGCGGTTGTCGGAAGAAGTCATGGTGGCGGCTCTCTCTATGGTGGACCGGGTATCGACATCATTAAGTTGATTTTACACAGGTGAGCAATCGGGGCAACGCCTATATTAATTTGACGCTTCAAGCTTGCCGGCGCCTCGGGTGATGTGCCGGAATCCCCCTTCGTCCATGAGACCGGAGCCACCCCATTGAATGCCCGCATCCTCATCGTTTGTTCGGAAGCAGTTCCCCTTGTTAAAACCGGCGGCCTCGCCGATGTCGTCACCTCGCTGGCACGCACGCTGCGGCGGCGCGGCATCGATGCGACGCTAATGATGCCCGGCTATCCAGCCGCGCTGGAGCAGGCCCGCAACCTGGAAGAGGCCGGGCTTCTTCCTGACCTGCCGGGCGGACCCGGCCGCCTGCTGCATGGCGCAATGCCGGATTGCGGGACACCGGTGCTGCTGTTGGGTACGCCCGGCTTCGAGCGGCGCATCGCCAATCCCTACGTGGACGAGCGGGGCGAGGAATTCGCCGACAACGCGCAGTGCTTCGGCGCGCTCGCGCATGCCGCCGTGGCGGTTTGCCGCGGCAAGACGGCGCTGGCGCCGCCGCACGTGGTGCATGCGAACGACTGGCATGCCGGCCTGATTCCGGCGCTGCTGCGGGCGCACCGTGTCGTGGACGTCGGCTCGTTGTTTACCATTCACAACCTCGCCTTCCAGGGCAATTTCCCCGTGGACTGCGCGCCCGGCCTCGGCATCCCGCAGCACATGCTCGGCCCGGACGGCATGGAGTTCTGGGGCCGGCTGAGTTTTCTGAAGGCCGGCATCCGCTACGCCGATCGCATCTCGACGGTGAGCGATACCTATGCGTCGGAAATCCTGACGCCGCGCTTCGGGCACGGCCTGGATGGGTTGCTCAACGAGCGCCGGCGCGCTCTTCTTGCCATACGTAATGGGGTCGATACCGATACCTGGAATCCGGCGGACGATGCCCTCATCGTGCGCAACTTCACCCTGTCCGACCCGCGCGGAAAAAGCAGTTGCAAACGCGAATTGCAAACCTTGTTCGGCTTGCCGCCGGACCCGTTCGCCCCGATTCTTGCCGTCGGCAGCCGGATCACGCACCAGAAGATGGCCGATGTCGCGCTCGAGTCGCTGCCGGTCGTGTTGCGCCGCTATGCGCGCGCGCAATTGATCGTGCTCGGGCGCGGCGAGCGCAGGTACGAGCAAGGCTTTTCCGGGCTGATGGAATGCTTCCCGGAACGGGTCGCGGTGCATATCGGCTACGACGAGAAGCGCGCGCATGCGCTGCATGCCGGCGCCGACATGCTGTTGCACGGCAGCCGCTTCGAGCCGTTCGGGCTGACGCCGCTGTATTCGATGCGCTATGGAACGATCCCGATCGCCTCGCGCGTCGGCGGCATCGTCGATACAGTCGCCGATGCCCGCCTGTCGGGCGCACCTCCGGATGGGGCGAGCGGCATCCTGTTCGACGGCGAAGAACCCGACGCCATGACAGCGGCGGTCAGTCGCGCCTTCGCGCTCTATGAAAATCCGTCCGAATGGCATCCGATCCAATGCAACGCCATGTCTGCCGACTTTTCCTGGTCGCAGCCAGTCGAGAAATATATCGCCGCGTATCGCGAGATCGCCGCGAGCGATGTAAGGGAATTGTTCGTGGCGCAGCCGGAAATGCCGGACGCGGACATCCCGGAATACAAGACCGCATGAAGGCGGCATGAAAGCGGCATGAAAGCGGCAAGGCGGGCGCCCGCACAACAAGGCCGGGGTGCCGGCGGGGAGGAGGATATCGCCAGAAAAATTTTACGGAGATCCTGTACGCATGTTTTTTGAAATCCCGGGCCGCCTGAGCCCTGGGCGTCCCTATCCGCTGGGCGCGACCTTTGACGGGCAGGGCGTCAATTTCGCCGTGTTTTCCGCCAATGCCGAGCGTGTCGACTTGTGCATCTTCGACGCCGCCGGACGGCATGAAGTCGCGCGGCTCCCCTTGCCCGACTGTACGGACGAAGTCTGGAACGGCTACCTGCCGGAAGCCGGCCCGGGGCTGCTGTACGGGTTCCGCGCCTACGGCCCGTACCAGCCGGAGCAGGGGCATCGCTTCAACCCCCACAAGCTCCTGCTCGATCCGTACGCGCGCCTGTTGTCGGGACCGCTGCGCTGGTCGGACGCGTTGTTCGGGTACCGGCTCGGTTCGGCGCGCGCCGACCTGAGTTTCGACCGGCGCGATAGCGCGCCGGCGATGCCCAAGTCGGTCGTGGCGGAGGACGTCTTCAACTGGGGCGAAGACCGCCGCCCCGTCGTGCCGTGGTCCAAGACCGTCATCTATGAAGTACACGTGCGCGGCATTTCGATCCTGCGCGAGGACCTGCGCGCCGACTTGCGCGGCACCTTCGCAGCGCTGGCCAATCCGCGCTTCATCGATCACCTGCACCGGCTGGGCGTGACCACGATCGAGCTCATGCCGGTCAATGCCTACATGCAGGATCGATTTCTTCTGGAAAAGGGTTTGCGCAATTACTGGGGGTACAGCCCGTTATCCTTCTTCGCGCCGGAACCCGCCTACCTGTCGCAGGGCGGGCTGAACGACATGCGGCTGGCGGTGCGGCGGCTGCATGCGGCCGGCATCGAAGTCATTCTCGACGTGGTCTACAACCATACCAGCAGCGGCAACGAACTGGGACCGACCATCTGTTTTCGCGGCCTGGACAATGCCAGCTACTTCCGCCTGGTGCCGGGCAACGAGCGTTATTACATCAATGAAACCGGATGCGGCAATACCCTCAACATATCGCATCCGCGCGTGCTGCAGCTGGTCATGGATTCGCTGCGCTACTGGGCGCAGGCCTTCCATATCGACGGCTTCCGCTTCGACCTCGGCGCCACGCTGGGGCGCGAAGGCACCGGCTTCGACCCGGGCTCGGGCTTTTTCGATGCGATTCTGCAAGACCCGCTGCTGTCGCGCCTGAAACTGATTTCGGAGCCGTGGGATATCGGTCCCGGCGGCTACCAGCTCGGCAACCATCCGCCCCGGTTCGCGGAGTGGAACGACAAGTTCCGCGACGGCGTGCGACGCTTCTGGCGCGGCGACGCCGGGCTGCGCGCGGATTTCGCGGCGCGCCTTTCCGGCTCGGCCGACCTGTTCAGCCGGCGCCACCGCAAGCCGTGGGCCTCGATCAACTACGTCGCCTCGCACGATGGCTTCACCTTGCAGGATGTCGTTAGTTATTCCGAAAAGCACAATGAAGCCAACGGGGAAAACAACAACGACGGCCATTCCGAGAATTACAGCGCGAACTGGGGCGCCGAAGGCCCGAGCGACGACGCCGCCATCCTGGCGCGGCGCGAGCGCGTGCGGCGCGCCATGCTCGCCACGGTGATGCTGGCGCAGGGCACGCCGATGCTGCTGGCCGGGGACGAGTTCGGCCGCACGCAGCGCGGCAACAACAATGCGTATTGCCAGGACAACGATATTTCATGGGTCGACTGGGCGCTGGCGCAAACGCCGGCCGGCGGTTCGCTGGTCGCCTACGTCGCGCGGCTGGGAATCATCCGGCATAGCTTTTGCGCTTTGCAGTCAGATCGGTTTCATTACGGCGCGGAGCTGGCGCCCGGCGTGCAGGACATTGCCTGGTTCGACGAGCGCGGCGAGGTAGTAGCGCCGGAGGCATGGCAAAACCCGGAGGCGCGGGCGCTGGCGGTGCAGCGCGCCAGCATCGAGGAGGATGGGCGCACCGGCATCGTCCTGCTGTTCATCAACGCCTGGCATGAGCCGATCACGTTCAGCTTCCCGGCGCCCGGCGCTCTTCCTCGGCGCTGGTATCTGCTCGCCGACAGCGCCGGGGAAGAGAGCCGGGTGCGGGAAGTGACGCAAGGCTCGGTGGATGTGCAGGGCTTCAGCGTGATGGTGTTCGCGAATCGCGTGCCCAGGGAATTGCGCCTGGCGGACATGGAGGAGTAGGGCGGGGGGCGGGGGGCGCCCCGCCCTGCGTTTTGGAATGGCCCTTATGCCTGCAGCAGGCAAAACCCGCTCACGCCCAGCATGACATTTTTCCCGTCGATATCGGCATGCTGGCCGAAGAGGAGGTCGCCGTAGCCAAACTCCAGAATCTTTCTCGGCACGGTATCCATGTTGAACAGGCACACGATCCTGCTGCCCTCGTGGCTGCGGGCAAACGCGAGCACGCCTTCCGGCGCGTCGAGCAATTCGATGCTTCCCTTGTGCAGTTCCGGGCGGGACTTGCGCAGCGCGATCATCTCGCGCGCAAAGCGCAGGGTCGAGCGGGCATCGCTTTCCTGGCGCTCCACGTTCATGTCGACATGTATCGGATCGACCGGCAGCCACGGCTCGGCCGCACTGAAGCCGCCGTGCTGATCGTTATTCCACGGCATCGGCGTGCGGCAGCCGTCGCGGCCCTTGAATTTCGGCCAGAACGAGATGCCGAACGGGTCTTGCAGGCGCTCGAACGGCACATCCGACTGCGGCAGGCCCAGCTCTTCGCCCTGGTACAGGCAGATGTCGCCGCGCATGGCGAACAGCAGCGCCAGGTGCTCGCGCGCGGTGGCGTCGCGCTCGCGGCCCTGCTGCCAGCGGGTCGCCACGCGCGGCTTGTCATGGTTGCTCATCGCGTAGCAGGCGTTGCTCGGCCCCTGGATATGCTCTTCCAGCGTGGCGATCACGTTGCGCACGTAGGGCGCGCTGTAGTCCGGGCGCATCAGCGCAAAGCTGTAGGCGGAGTGCAGGCGCCCGGGGCGGGTGTACTGTCCCATCAGCTTCAGGGGATCGGTGCCGCCCACTTCCGCCAGGCTGAAGGCGCCGTAGGCGTCGAGCAGCTTGCGGATCTTTTCCAGGAAGGGAAGCATCTCCGGCCGCCCCTGGTCGTACACATGCACCTGGTAGCCGTAGGGATGCAGCGCGTCGCCGGGATTGTCACGCGGCGGGTTGTTGCGCAGCATTTCGTCCTGAAAAATGTGATTGCAGGCATCGAAACGGAAACCCGATACGCCCATGTCGAGCCAATAATCCATTTCCGCCAGCACCGCGTTTTGCACCCCGGCGTTGTGCATGTTGAGGTCGGGCTGGCTGGACAGGAAGGAGTGGAAGTAGTACTGCCGCCGCTCCGCGTCCCAGCGCCATGCCGGGCCGCCGAACACCGACACCCAGTTGTTGGGCGGGCTGCCGTCCGGCTTCGGATCGGCCCACAGGTACCAGTCCGACTTGCTGTTCTGGCGCGCGCGGCTCTGCTTGAACCACGCATGTTCTTCCGACGTATGGGAAATCACCATGTCGACGATCACGCCGAGCCCGAGCGCGCGGGCGCGCTTCATCAGGCTCCTGAAGTCGTCCATGGTGCCGAAGATCGGATCGACCGCACGGTAGTCGGATACGTCGTAGCCGAAGTCCTTCATCGGCGACTTGAAGAAGGGGCTGATCCAGATCGCGTCGACGCCGAGGCTCTTGATATACGCAAGTTTTTGCTCGATGCCGGCCAGGTCGCCGATGCCATCGTTGTTCGAGTCGTAAAAGCTGCGCGGATATACCTGATAAATAATCATCAACCGTCTCACCAATCATGTGCGGCGCCTGGCTTGGGTTGTCGCAGGCGGCGCGCGGACAAGGCCGCGTTATCCATTGCCCGTCGCGCCCGCCGGCGGAGCCGGGACGCGAGGGACGAGATCCACAATATCTGTTGCTCAGTGGAATTGCGCAATGTCGTAGAGGCAAGAACGGCGCATTTTGTTCCGCTCACGCAACTCTTCCATACAGAAATACTGTCGGTTTGGCGAGGCTGACAATGTTTGTGACACAAGCTTGCGACATCTGAATGTCTTTTTGCGAACAAACCGCCGGCTCGGCTGCTCTATTGAAAATGATTGCAGGCGTGCCGGCTGCGCGGACCAACGGATCATTCACGACATGGATAAATCGAAACCTTTCCTTCCCCGGATTTACTACCTGGACCCGGAACTTGCCGGTCCTGCAGCGGAATTGGAAGGGCTGCTTGAGCGATGCGCGGCGATGGGTTTCGATCATGTGATGACACCGCCGGCCTCGGACGAGGCGGTAAAAAGCCTGGCTAGCTCGTGCGCTCGAAGGCGGCTGCGGCTGCTGGTCGACCTGGACCCGGGCCGCATCGGCGCCGATGCGGCGTTGCTGGAGCGCCATGCTGACTGGTTCCTCGACGCCGGCGCGGATGACGAATTGCCCGATCCGCGCCGCGTGCCCCGCCGTGTCATAACCGGCGTCGCAACGCGGGCCATCCGCTACGAGCGTCCGGACGTGCTGGAACAGGTCGTCGCGTACTGGCGCGGCAAGGTGCAGTTACAGATCGCGGCTGGCGTGGCGGGTTTTCGATGCATCAATATCGCGCAACAGCCGCCGGCGCTGTGGCAGAACCTGATCGAATCCGTCAGGCGAACGCAGGAAGAGACGTGTTTTCTGGCCTGGACGCCGGGCTGCCCGCCGGCGCAGATCGACGCGCTGGCCAGCTGCGGCTTCGACGCCACCTTTTCCTCGGGCGCGTGGTGGGACTTCCGCTCGCGCTGGCTGGCGGAGGAACAGTCCCGGCTGGCGCGCGTGGCGCCGCCGATCGCCTTTCCCGACAGCCCGGACGAGCCGGTGATTGCGCGCCTCACCGGCAACGAGGATGTGGCGGTGCGGCGGCAGATCTACCTGCGCGCGCTGGGGCTGGCGGCAGCCGCCGGCAACGGGATATTGGTGCCGATGGGGTTCGAATACGGCGCGTCGGGCCTGACGGCCGGCCTGATTGGCGCGCGGCCGGACTGGAACGCGGTGCGGCAGGGCGCGCCGTTCGATCTGGGCGATGACATTGCGCGGGCCAACGAATTCATCGCGTCGCTGGGCGCGGCCTTTCACGGGCGCGCGCCGCGCATCCTGGGCGGCGCCGACACCGGCGCCGCCGTCCTGTTGCGCGAAGCGTCGCACGGCACGGCGCCGGGCGCCACGGCCAAGGCCTTGCTCGTCATCGCCAACGCCGATGCGAGGCGTTCCTGCGTGGTCAATGAAAGCCAGTTGCTGGAGCGCGCCGGCGGCTTCATCCGTTACGAGCAGCTGT is a window from the Noviherbaspirillum sp. UKPF54 genome containing:
- the glgA gene encoding glycogen synthase GlgA, coding for MNARILIVCSEAVPLVKTGGLADVVTSLARTLRRRGIDATLMMPGYPAALEQARNLEEAGLLPDLPGGPGRLLHGAMPDCGTPVLLLGTPGFERRIANPYVDERGEEFADNAQCFGALAHAAVAVCRGKTALAPPHVVHANDWHAGLIPALLRAHRVVDVGSLFTIHNLAFQGNFPVDCAPGLGIPQHMLGPDGMEFWGRLSFLKAGIRYADRISTVSDTYASEILTPRFGHGLDGLLNERRRALLAIRNGVDTDTWNPADDALIVRNFTLSDPRGKSSCKRELQTLFGLPPDPFAPILAVGSRITHQKMADVALESLPVVLRRYARAQLIVLGRGERRYEQGFSGLMECFPERVAVHIGYDEKRAHALHAGADMLLHGSRFEPFGLTPLYSMRYGTIPIASRVGGIVDTVADARLSGAPPDGASGILFDGEEPDAMTAAVSRAFALYENPSEWHPIQCNAMSADFSWSQPVEKYIAAYREIAASDVRELFVAQPEMPDADIPEYKTA
- the glgX gene encoding glycogen debranching protein GlgX, which translates into the protein MFFEIPGRLSPGRPYPLGATFDGQGVNFAVFSANAERVDLCIFDAAGRHEVARLPLPDCTDEVWNGYLPEAGPGLLYGFRAYGPYQPEQGHRFNPHKLLLDPYARLLSGPLRWSDALFGYRLGSARADLSFDRRDSAPAMPKSVVAEDVFNWGEDRRPVVPWSKTVIYEVHVRGISILREDLRADLRGTFAALANPRFIDHLHRLGVTTIELMPVNAYMQDRFLLEKGLRNYWGYSPLSFFAPEPAYLSQGGLNDMRLAVRRLHAAGIEVILDVVYNHTSSGNELGPTICFRGLDNASYFRLVPGNERYYINETGCGNTLNISHPRVLQLVMDSLRYWAQAFHIDGFRFDLGATLGREGTGFDPGSGFFDAILQDPLLSRLKLISEPWDIGPGGYQLGNHPPRFAEWNDKFRDGVRRFWRGDAGLRADFAARLSGSADLFSRRHRKPWASINYVASHDGFTLQDVVSYSEKHNEANGENNNDGHSENYSANWGAEGPSDDAAILARRERVRRAMLATVMLAQGTPMLLAGDEFGRTQRGNNNAYCQDNDISWVDWALAQTPAGGSLVAYVARLGIIRHSFCALQSDRFHYGAELAPGVQDIAWFDERGEVVAPEAWQNPEARALAVQRASIEEDGRTGIVLLFINAWHEPITFSFPAPGALPRRWYLLADSAGEESRVREVTQGSVDVQGFSVMVFANRVPRELRLADMEE
- a CDS encoding alpha-amylase family glycosyl hydrolase; translation: MIIYQVYPRSFYDSNNDGIGDLAGIEQKLAYIKSLGVDAIWISPFFKSPMKDFGYDVSDYRAVDPIFGTMDDFRSLMKRARALGLGVIVDMVISHTSEEHAWFKQSRARQNSKSDWYLWADPKPDGSPPNNWVSVFGGPAWRWDAERRQYYFHSFLSSQPDLNMHNAGVQNAVLAEMDYWLDMGVSGFRFDACNHIFQDEMLRNNPPRDNPGDALHPYGYQVHVYDQGRPEMLPFLEKIRKLLDAYGAFSLAEVGGTDPLKLMGQYTRPGRLHSAYSFALMRPDYSAPYVRNVIATLEEHIQGPSNACYAMSNHDKPRVATRWQQGRERDATAREHLALLFAMRGDICLYQGEELGLPQSDVPFERLQDPFGISFWPKFKGRDGCRTPMPWNNDQHGGFSAAEPWLPVDPIHVDMNVERQESDARSTLRFAREMIALRKSRPELHKGSIELLDAPEGVLAFARSHEGSRIVCLFNMDTVPRKILEFGYGDLLFGQHADIDGKNVMLGVSGFCLLQA